Proteins found in one Bacteroidota bacterium genomic segment:
- a CDS encoding TonB-dependent receptor — protein MQTSFKFLRTNLYFLLVIPFMLLIFFSGNLNGGTTGKLSGRVISQANEALPSANIQIVGTSLGASSDIEGYYNVNNIPPGKYRIQFSLVGYQTLIVQDVLITTDQTTKLDAALEETVLEQKTVLVTAQKPIVDINLTSSMVSLSGDDIQALPVQEIRDIVNLQAGVVDGHFRGGRQGEVQYQVNGVTVNNSFDNTSILRLDRSLLQEVQVISGTFDAEYGQAMSGVVNAVLKSGTEDFKWNAELYTGDFLYPGSTKRLIDYKLRPLSLQNYQIAISGPTPIPKTYFLFNTRRSISNDYFYGTRRFIPTDSSDFEKKIFAPTGDQSKVPLGYSNEWSGLAKITNKPVAHFNISYQAILNFIEAKRTNFAWRLNPDGTPTQKTFSLVHGIDVTHTLSNSTFYNIGVRQNYLKYTDYVYEDVFDPRYIDAGPPQSDGTYELGAVIQGVDLSRFKQQTNTYVIKASVTSQVTRDHQLKAGVELQYSNVEFGSPGYILQTTEGGVMVLRPKFSQPPEYPGILLYRPLSISAYAQDQIEWQDLTLRFGARSEYFDSRATIPSDLQNPANNIAGAPQSYPIKATKKITVAPRLGVSYPITTRSALFFAYGHFYQLPGLGQIFTNSDYTILKELQAGGVSYGVLGNPDIKPERTIQYEFGYKNELTDFLGMDISVFYKDIRDLLGVEFISTYTAAEYARLTNVDFGNVIGFTFSLDQRRIGLLSTSLDYTWQMAQGNSSDPRETATRAAAGEDPRPRQVPLNWDQRNTLNLTVMLQDPKNFSFSAVSRLGSGQPYTPAIGAGFGQGLEANSGRKPNHLVVDLRGEKFFTFSGFPISVFFRVFNLFDTKFANGFVFSDTGNPDYSLNPIGDRAMLANPTRFYPPRRIEIGLTIYYD, from the coding sequence ATGCAAACCAGTTTCAAGTTTTTAAGAACGAATCTTTATTTTTTGTTAGTCATTCCATTTATGCTACTAATTTTTTTCTCAGGTAATCTGAACGGAGGGACTACCGGAAAACTCTCAGGCCGAGTTATCAGTCAAGCTAATGAAGCGCTGCCAAGTGCCAACATTCAAATTGTAGGCACCTCTCTCGGCGCTTCAAGCGATATTGAAGGTTATTATAATGTCAATAATATCCCGCCGGGTAAATACAGAATTCAATTTAGTTTGGTCGGTTATCAAACCCTAATAGTACAGGATGTTCTGATAACTACTGACCAGACAACGAAATTGGACGCTGCGCTTGAAGAAACCGTGCTCGAACAAAAAACTGTATTAGTAACTGCCCAAAAACCAATCGTTGATATCAATCTGACGAGCTCTATGGTTTCGCTTTCCGGAGACGATATCCAAGCTTTACCGGTTCAAGAAATCCGCGATATAGTAAACCTGCAAGCAGGAGTTGTGGACGGGCACTTTCGTGGTGGAAGACAGGGTGAAGTTCAATACCAGGTAAACGGTGTAACGGTTAACAACTCGTTTGATAACACTTCAATACTGCGACTTGACCGATCGTTGCTGCAAGAAGTCCAGGTGATTAGCGGTACTTTTGATGCGGAGTACGGTCAAGCGATGAGTGGAGTTGTAAATGCTGTACTAAAAAGTGGAACCGAAGATTTTAAATGGAATGCAGAACTATATACCGGTGATTTTCTGTATCCCGGTAGTACCAAACGACTAATAGATTACAAACTCAGACCCTTATCACTTCAAAATTACCAAATAGCAATCAGCGGACCGACACCTATTCCAAAGACCTATTTCTTATTCAATACTCGTCGATCTATCAGTAATGATTACTTTTATGGAACAAGGCGTTTTATCCCGACTGATAGTTCCGATTTTGAAAAAAAGATTTTTGCACCGACAGGCGATCAAAGTAAAGTACCTTTAGGATATTCGAATGAATGGTCGGGTCTTGCTAAAATTACAAACAAACCTGTAGCACATTTTAATATAAGTTATCAAGCAATTCTAAATTTTATTGAAGCAAAGCGTACAAATTTTGCTTGGCGGCTAAACCCCGATGGTACTCCTACACAGAAGACATTTTCGCTTGTGCACGGTATCGATGTTACGCACACACTTTCTAACTCAACATTCTACAACATTGGCGTGCGACAAAATTATTTGAAATATACTGACTATGTCTATGAAGATGTTTTCGACCCGCGCTATATTGATGCGGGTCCCCCACAATCGGATGGAACATACGAGTTAGGTGCAGTTATACAAGGAGTCGATTTAAGTCGCTTCAAGCAACAGACAAACACTTATGTAATAAAGGCATCCGTTACAAGTCAGGTAACCCGCGACCACCAACTCAAAGCTGGAGTTGAGCTGCAGTATTCGAATGTCGAGTTTGGATCGCCCGGATATATACTCCAAACTACCGAAGGCGGAGTAATGGTACTGAGGCCTAAATTCTCACAACCGCCGGAATATCCTGGTATATTGCTTTATCGTCCTTTATCTATCTCGGCTTATGCACAAGATCAAATTGAATGGCAAGACCTTACACTTAGGTTTGGCGCTCGTTCGGAATATTTCGACTCACGCGCAACTATCCCGAGCGATTTGCAAAACCCGGCAAATAATATCGCGGGTGCGCCACAATCATATCCAATAAAAGCAACAAAAAAAATCACAGTTGCACCCCGGTTGGGTGTGTCGTATCCGATAACAACACGGTCTGCTCTCTTTTTTGCTTATGGACATTTCTATCAGTTGCCGGGTTTGGGTCAAATATTCACTAATTCCGATTACACAATTTTAAAAGAATTACAAGCGGGTGGTGTTAGCTACGGTGTGCTCGGGAATCCCGATATAAAACCCGAACGAACAATTCAATATGAATTTGGTTATAAAAACGAATTAACCGACTTCCTTGGTATGGACATCAGTGTGTTCTACAAAGACATCAGAGACCTACTTGGTGTAGAGTTCATCTCCACTTATACTGCCGCAGAATATGCCCGCTTAACTAATGTTGATTTTGGAAATGTGATAGGTTTTACTTTTTCTTTAGATCAACGAAGAATTGGACTTTTAAGCACATCATTAGATTATACCTGGCAAATGGCGCAGGGCAATTCAAGCGACCCACGAGAGACAGCCACAAGAGCTGCTGCAGGCGAAGACCCAAGACCCAGACAGGTTCCACTTAATTGGGATCAGCGGAACACTTTAAATCTCACAGTTATGTTACAGGATCCTAAGAATTTTTCTTTCAGCGCTGTTTCACGATTAGGTAGTGGACAACCATATACACCGGCTATCGGTGCTGGATTCGGCCAAGGACTTGAGGCAAACTCAGGTCGAAAACCCAATCATTTAGTTGTAGATTTACGCGGTGAAAAATTCTTTACTTTCAGCGGGTTTCCGATCAGCGTATTTTTCCGAGTTTTTAACTTGTTCGATACAAAATTTGCAAACGGTTTTGTTTTCTCCGATACTGGCAATCCCGATTATTCTCTCAATCCGATCGGCGACCGGGCTATGTTAGCAAACCCAACTCGCTTCTATCCACCTCGCAGGATTGAGATAGGTTTAACAATTTATTACGATTAA
- a CDS encoding glycosyl transferase family 36, translating into MNLKWITLGMTMVVWKVFNGFQSDYLFKYMKQFATKYGKFSPDGKEYIINTPRTPRPWINVISNGDYGITISQTGSGYSWRTHAQLNRITRWEQDLIKDDWGKYIYLRDEKGNIWSAGWKPVCREPDSYTCHHGIGYTKINSTNFGIETELLVFVPNNEPLEIWKLTIKNKTRRPRRLRTFTYFEWGLGASPDWHREFHKTFIETKFDENAIFATKRMWEIPAERGHWNADWAYVAFHSSNIKPASFDCDKESFLGNYGSLSNPEAVTEGKLHKKCGNMFDAIGSLQNNISLGPKEEITIVFTLGAADSQLQAHDLIKKYSSINNVDEAFQNVRGRWNELLNTVEVQTPDDAMNIMMNSWLKYQAISGRMWGRTAYYQTGGAFGFRDQLQDSQIFLPIDSEKTKEQILLHARHQFKDGTVYHWWHPISEIGLKSKISDNLLWMPFVVNNFLLETNDFSILDCKEPFVDDATPVKLYDHCVLAIDKALERFSERGLPLIGGGDWNDGLSAVGLDMKGESVWLGHFIHRILIDFSEISSRYGDTQKSKTYLERAKLLKEKLNNLGWDGEWYYRATKDSGEKIGSNENTEGKIFLNAQTWSVIAEVADDDRANQVMDMVEKELGYKTGPLLLYPAYKTIDTFIGYLTRYAPGLRENGGVYIHAATWAVVAEALLKRADEAYRMFSKINPINRGLRPDEYVAEPYVTPGNIEGPESPFYGRGGWTWYTGSASWLFKVTLDWILGIRATFEGLIIDPCIPKTWEKYSVKRKFRGATYLIEVCNPSSVEYGVKEILIDGNPYDSKTAELKNVLPVFEVGSTHTIKITLGK; encoded by the coding sequence ATGAATTTAAAATGGATTACGCTTGGAATGACTATGGTCGTTTGGAAAGTGTTCAACGGTTTTCAATCGGATTATCTTTTTAAATACATGAAACAATTTGCTACTAAGTACGGAAAATTTTCTCCGGACGGAAAAGAATATATCATCAATACACCAAGAACACCCCGACCTTGGATAAATGTAATCAGTAACGGTGATTATGGAATTACAATTTCACAAACAGGCAGCGGTTATAGCTGGCGCACGCACGCTCAGTTAAACAGAATCACACGATGGGAGCAAGACTTAATTAAAGATGATTGGGGAAAGTATATTTATCTGCGGGATGAGAAAGGTAATATCTGGTCGGCGGGATGGAAACCGGTTTGTAGAGAACCGGACTCTTACACATGTCATCACGGTATCGGTTATACTAAAATCAATTCTACGAATTTCGGAATAGAGACTGAACTGCTTGTCTTCGTTCCGAACAACGAACCGCTTGAAATTTGGAAGCTTACTATTAAAAACAAAACTCGGCGTCCACGCCGGCTTCGAACATTTACTTATTTTGAGTGGGGACTTGGCGCATCGCCCGACTGGCATAGGGAATTCCACAAAACTTTTATCGAAACAAAGTTTGACGAAAACGCAATCTTCGCTACAAAAAGGATGTGGGAAATTCCAGCTGAAAGAGGCCATTGGAATGCCGATTGGGCTTATGTTGCTTTTCACTCGTCTAACATTAAACCCGCTTCTTTTGATTGTGATAAAGAATCTTTTCTCGGCAACTACGGCTCGTTGAGCAATCCTGAAGCGGTTACTGAAGGAAAGCTCCATAAAAAATGCGGTAATATGTTCGATGCTATTGGTAGTCTCCAAAATAACATTTCACTCGGGCCTAAAGAAGAAATCACAATTGTTTTTACACTCGGCGCTGCCGACTCACAACTGCAAGCTCACGATTTAATTAAAAAATATTCTTCCATTAATAATGTCGATGAAGCTTTTCAAAATGTTCGGGGAAGATGGAATGAACTTCTCAACACGGTAGAAGTTCAAACTCCCGACGATGCGATGAACATTATGATGAACTCGTGGCTGAAGTATCAGGCAATCTCCGGACGGATGTGGGGAAGAACAGCTTATTATCAGACTGGAGGTGCTTTCGGGTTCAGAGACCAATTGCAGGACAGTCAAATCTTCCTTCCAATTGATTCTGAAAAAACCAAAGAACAAATTCTGCTTCATGCCAGGCATCAGTTTAAGGACGGAACGGTTTATCACTGGTGGCATCCGATTTCTGAAATCGGCCTGAAATCAAAAATTTCAGATAATTTACTTTGGATGCCGTTCGTTGTTAACAATTTTCTTTTAGAGACTAACGATTTTTCAATTCTCGATTGTAAAGAACCTTTTGTAGATGATGCAACACCTGTAAAACTTTACGATCATTGTGTCCTTGCAATTGACAAGGCGCTCGAAAGGTTCAGCGAACGAGGTCTGCCATTGATTGGCGGCGGCGACTGGAACGACGGCTTGAGCGCTGTGGGGCTTGATATGAAAGGCGAGTCCGTTTGGCTTGGTCATTTTATTCACCGGATACTTATTGATTTCTCAGAAATTTCTTCGCGATATGGTGATACTCAAAAATCAAAAACATACCTTGAACGGGCAAAATTATTAAAAGAAAAATTAAATAATCTTGGTTGGGATGGCGAGTGGTATTACCGTGCGACAAAAGATTCAGGCGAAAAGATTGGCAGCAATGAAAATACTGAAGGTAAAATTTTTCTAAATGCTCAGACTTGGTCGGTTATTGCTGAGGTTGCTGACGATGATCGGGCAAACCAGGTAATGGATATGGTTGAAAAAGAGCTTGGGTATAAAACAGGACCTCTACTTTTATATCCGGCATACAAAACTATAGATACATTCATCGGTTATCTTACTCGCTATGCGCCCGGACTGCGTGAGAACGGGGGCGTTTATATACACGCAGCTACATGGGCGGTTGTTGCAGAAGCTTTGCTTAAACGCGCTGACGAAGCTTACCGGATGTTTTCAAAAATTAATCCGATTAACAGAGGACTCAGACCCGACGAATATGTAGCTGAACCTTATGTTACACCGGGTAACATCGAAGGACCTGAATCTCCGTTTTACGGTCGCGGCGGTTGGACGTGGTACACAGGTTCTGCTTCATGGTTGTTCAAGGTTACGCTCGATTGGATACTCGGCATCAGGGCTACTTTTGAAGGATTGATTATTGACCCTTGCATTCCTAAAACGTGGGAAAAATATTCTGTTAAACGAAAGTTTCGCGGCGCAACTTATTTGATTGAAGTCTGCAATCCATCAAGTGTCGAATACGGCGTTAAAGAAATTCTGATTGATGGAAATCCTTATGATTCTAAAACAGCTGAACTTAAAAATGTTCTTCCGGTTTTTGAAGTTGGTTCAACACACACCATAAAAATTACACTCGGAAAGTAA
- a CDS encoding PorV/PorQ family protein: MKKILKLFFVLIFFQTSYCQTKTGTTVGQFLLIEPSARVSAMGNAGSSMYGEVSAAYYNPGAIGMLSGYQVQFTHSVWLADIAYNYAAVSIQPGEWGNLFASVTSLNLGEIEVRTVSQPLGTGEHYTVSNFAVGLGYGKQISDRFSAGIQVTYIQEMIWHSSLSAFAINVGTIYRLSPDGLHIGASISNFGTRAKYSGDDLRIQFDKDPTRYGDNSALPGQFFTEEFPLPVFFRVGVSMPLQIGNYHKFQLAVDAFHPNDNTESISFGAEWMFRNTFAIRGGYQNLFQQDSEVGLTLGAGVYFDVGGYEFKMDYAWNDYGRLESVQRFSIGLSF, encoded by the coding sequence ATGAAAAAGATTTTAAAATTATTTTTTGTCTTAATATTTTTTCAGACATCATATTGCCAAACAAAGACTGGAACAACTGTAGGTCAATTCCTTCTCATAGAACCGAGCGCTCGCGTTTCAGCAATGGGAAATGCAGGTTCGTCGATGTACGGCGAAGTCTCTGCTGCTTATTATAATCCGGGTGCAATAGGGATGCTATCGGGTTATCAAGTTCAGTTCACACATAGTGTCTGGCTCGCTGACATAGCTTATAACTATGCGGCAGTTTCGATTCAACCCGGTGAGTGGGGAAATCTTTTTGCGAGTGTAACATCATTAAATTTGGGTGAGATCGAGGTTAGAACAGTGTCGCAGCCACTCGGAACGGGTGAACATTATACGGTATCAAATTTTGCAGTAGGGCTTGGCTACGGCAAACAAATTTCGGATAGATTTTCTGCCGGCATTCAGGTAACGTATATACAGGAGATGATATGGCATAGTTCTCTTTCTGCGTTTGCTATCAACGTCGGAACTATTTATCGTCTCTCACCGGATGGATTGCACATTGGTGCAAGTATTTCAAACTTCGGTACAAGGGCAAAATATTCCGGCGATGATTTGCGTATTCAGTTCGATAAAGATCCTACACGATATGGAGACAATAGCGCTCTACCTGGACAATTTTTTACAGAAGAATTCCCACTACCCGTGTTTTTCCGTGTAGGTGTAAGTATGCCTTTACAAATTGGAAATTATCATAAATTCCAACTTGCTGTTGATGCTTTTCACCCGAACGATAACACAGAGAGTATTAGTTTTGGCGCTGAATGGATGTTCAGAAATACTTTTGCTATTAGAGGCGGTTATCAAAACCTTTTTCAACAAGATTCGGAAGTAGGTTTAACATTAGGCGCCGGTGTTTATTTCGACGTCGGTGGTTATGAATTTAAAATGGATTACGCTTGGAATGACTATGGTCGTTTGGAAAGTGTTCAACGGTTTTCAATCGGATTATCTTTTTAA
- a CDS encoding T9SS type A sorting domain-containing protein, with protein MKMFKILFLFSFVVTLTSAQMIKRTDAIWARTVTQEAITLDGKLSEPAWSVAESVLVVFGQSAGMPGSGWKPEAGVTASDSTKATLKFLVRGDSLYMAVIARDSSVGGGLFNKFDGLLMNMRNHSSPDRPAPVFEYFYGWVTESWGCGPSGGDVGAEPCFMGSASTDRTVWNAKTTVQGIANKDTGAGGIVIPDTGYVMELCFNLIPRGYNVKRPQGDIIEFNISIYDADWQWPFNAAKFSGNRVWWQGPWGNASAYNVVRIYAKPDVTLDTDPIPIIGPEIVVKNGINYSPPIIDGYLSEDVWKYAPSLDIRYGDDALRELYPSIGPYRSGQFQPALGGIKAQVLDPADATVKYFFRDDTLYFGVDVRDLAVWSINNFDQWDGIRFSINDRGAIDVLDKIQLPRELTIRFDSTGKLIAEGYLPYLMDTLMGAWAEIKMKGGTTINDYNDVDSGYTIELAIDLTKLGYPSGLGDRILFFGITLFDGDSFASAADNYGTRTWFFREHGGAAGPVWAYMDPLAIITKVDDEPRNRFPTTFTLLGNYPNPFNPSTTIKFTMPYAGDVQLKVYDVLGRNVITQTLGYKTMGTHQVQFNPEGLSTGVYLYRLQMNNSQSDKILLTQFSKMLLLK; from the coding sequence ATGAAAATGTTTAAAATATTATTCTTGTTTTCATTTGTGGTTACACTAACATCAGCTCAAATGATTAAAAGGACAGATGCAATCTGGGCGCGTACAGTTACACAGGAGGCAATAACACTCGATGGAAAACTGAGTGAACCGGCATGGTCGGTTGCTGAATCAGTGTTGGTTGTGTTCGGTCAAAGTGCGGGTATGCCAGGAAGTGGATGGAAACCTGAAGCGGGTGTTACTGCATCTGATTCCACAAAAGCGACGTTAAAATTTTTAGTCAGAGGAGATTCATTGTATATGGCGGTTATTGCCCGCGATAGCTCCGTAGGCGGTGGTCTGTTCAATAAATTCGATGGACTTCTGATGAATATGCGTAATCATTCGAGTCCGGATAGACCCGCGCCGGTTTTTGAGTATTTTTATGGTTGGGTTACTGAGTCGTGGGGTTGTGGACCATCAGGTGGAGATGTGGGTGCCGAACCGTGTTTTATGGGTTCGGCATCTACCGACCGAACTGTTTGGAACGCTAAAACCACAGTGCAGGGAATTGCTAATAAAGATACAGGTGCCGGTGGGATAGTTATACCAGACACCGGATATGTAATGGAACTCTGTTTCAATTTAATTCCACGGGGATACAACGTCAAACGTCCACAAGGCGATATCATTGAATTTAATATTTCAATTTATGATGCCGACTGGCAATGGCCCTTTAACGCCGCGAAGTTTAGTGGTAACAGAGTATGGTGGCAAGGTCCGTGGGGTAACGCAAGCGCTTACAACGTAGTTCGTATTTATGCAAAGCCCGATGTCACTCTTGATACCGATCCAATACCTATCATAGGGCCTGAAATAGTTGTTAAAAACGGCATCAATTACTCTCCCCCGATTATCGATGGCTATTTATCGGAAGATGTCTGGAAGTACGCACCAAGTTTAGATATCCGATATGGTGATGATGCACTTCGTGAGTTATATCCGAGTATAGGCCCTTACCGCAGCGGACAATTCCAACCTGCATTAGGTGGAATTAAAGCTCAGGTTCTCGACCCTGCTGATGCAACAGTTAAATACTTCTTCAGAGACGATACATTATACTTCGGTGTTGATGTGCGTGACTTAGCAGTATGGTCAATTAACAATTTCGATCAATGGGATGGAATTAGGTTTTCGATTAATGATAGAGGAGCAATTGATGTACTTGATAAAATCCAGCTACCACGTGAATTAACTATCCGTTTTGATTCGACAGGTAAGCTTATAGCGGAAGGGTATTTACCGTATTTAATGGATACCTTAATGGGTGCGTGGGCAGAGATTAAAATGAAAGGTGGCACAACTATCAACGATTATAACGATGTAGATTCCGGTTACACAATCGAACTTGCTATCGATTTAACCAAGCTCGGTTATCCCTCGGGATTAGGTGATAGGATTTTGTTTTTTGGTATAACGCTTTTCGACGGCGATTCATTTGCAAGCGCTGCGGACAATTACGGAACTCGCACTTGGTTCTTCCGAGAACACGGTGGTGCAGCTGGACCAGTCTGGGCATATATGGATCCATTGGCTATTATAACTAAAGTTGATGATGAGCCAAGAAATAGATTTCCCACAACATTTACACTGCTCGGTAATTATCCAAATCCGTTCAATCCATCAACGACAATTAAATTCACGATGCCTTATGCAGGTGATGTGCAGTTAAAAGTATATGACGTCTTGGGTAGAAACGTTATTACACAAACTTTAGGTTACAAGACAATGGGTACACACCAAGTTCAGTTCAATCCCGAAGGTTTAAGTACGGGAGTTTATTTGTATCGACTACAGATGAATAATTCACAAAGTGATAAAATATTACTTACGCAATTCAGTAAGATGCTTTTGTTGAAATAA